TCATCAGTAGGTGCAGAGTTACCTTCTAGATTTTCATCATTATTATTTTGTGCCTCTTTTTTCTTACGCTTTTCTTCTTTTTTTTTCTGTTTTTCTAATTCTCGAGCTCGTTTTTCGTAATTATAGTTTATTTTAGCCATTTATCATCCTTATTTTTTTATAAAAGTATTCTTATTACATAAAAATACTATTTATCGCTTGTAGGCCTATCTTATCATATTATTTTGTCTATAATATTAAAAAGTGCATAGACATTATTTTTTCTATTAATATCTAAGTACTTTTTAATTAAAGATTAACTAAAAAAGTAAAATAAATGTCTTGTTTTAGATTTTTTATTTTTATGTTAGAATAATAATAAGGATTTAAAATGGGAATATTTGAATTAGAAGATAAAGTAATTTGTGAATGTTCAAAAGCACTTTTATTGGCTTTAGGGCAAAAAGATGAGCATACTCAACTACACTCTGAAAGAGTTGTAGCTATTTCTGAAGAATTAGGTATTTGTATAGGATTAGATGAAACTCAAATAAAAATTCTGCGCATTAGTGCTGCATTTCATGATATAGGTAAAATTGGTATACCTGATAGAATATTGTTAAAAACTACTCCTTTTGATAATGAAGAATGGAAAGTTATGCAAAGCCATACTCTAAAAAGTGAAGAATTAGTAAAAAGTATGCATTTTGAAAATAGTGAAATAATAGCCAATGCAGTCAGACATCATCATGAATATTATAATGGGAAAGGATATCCTGATAAACTCAAAGATAAAGAGATATCTATATATTCTCGTATACTTTCACTAGCAGATAGTTATGATGCTATGGCATCACCTAGACCTTACCATGACAAACGAAGCCATAATGAAATCATGTCAATTCTAGAAACAGAAAATGGAACAAAACATGACCCAGAGTTATTTAAAGAGTTTAAGGAACTTATTGAAAAAAGCAAACAAAAAGTAGATTAATTTCTTAGTGTGGCTATTAATTTATTTGAATCTTTCAAATAAGAGAATACATCAAAAATCGATTTTACTAAAATATCACTATTCAACAAAGTTTCAGTACATAAGCCCTCATCTTGTAAAACTGCAATGCCCAAA
This DNA window, taken from Arcobacter sp. F2176, encodes the following:
- a CDS encoding HD-GYP domain-containing protein, giving the protein MGIFELEDKVICECSKALLLALGQKDEHTQLHSERVVAISEELGICIGLDETQIKILRISAAFHDIGKIGIPDRILLKTTPFDNEEWKVMQSHTLKSEELVKSMHFENSEIIANAVRHHHEYYNGKGYPDKLKDKEISIYSRILSLADSYDAMASPRPYHDKRSHNEIMSILETENGTKHDPELFKEFKELIEKSKQKVD